The proteins below come from a single Triticum aestivum cultivar Chinese Spring chromosome 5D, IWGSC CS RefSeq v2.1, whole genome shotgun sequence genomic window:
- the LOC123122616 gene encoding uncharacterized protein isoform X2: MKLRGSRVKQADSGSPGTFSAPVRKKRGTRAPPSSRCLRGKKDDNDNVMSSDDAITEEGHAASPSSRKAKEQNHGEIAVGSSADPTGQSVSVNEARENSRALKNTSNVQTTTVKKTTAEDKTSRAIMDDQVFNAEMDSTSSDDESAEEVEDVKVCDICGDVGDEVKLAVCNRCNDGAEHTYCMRDMMEKVPDGEWFCEECQTEVEYEKEKLEKPQVKLVTSKEESVQGKISKPYNDANSRSPCENEVEDETVGRKERNEANQGIDMVEDAKIPPVAKQNIPEPGGLSMESYSRKGIPLPRESSFRLDIEKGKQPTPQVPILLGSNASKNQAPPLTGQLSKSTSFNSSKVPKVKQLVNEVPQKTKTLKDQLSCSMRKEGPTSFSTKSASFKKPKTCEPANKAKSSIIPPAEELSVMNLPVSRNVSNDRGTSILGCPSITGPLAFPVQSKAESAAQRLTTGSNMSASSNSGHFTQFCGVDKLGLSAMKPLSERNLKDASAKRNKMSEATEKATSRLADQSDRILKCGPYHDPVYRPKDMSSGRSVPSSSTISSDPMDKSSRGFSPVDKTIVSTVPELDYIWQGDFELWRTGRSPELCDGFQAHLSCSASPKVLEVAKKFPSRVQLEELPRRNSWPTQFQQNGPTYENIGVFFFARDAQSYEHHYSKLVQNMLINDLALRGNIETAELIIFPSNILSKNSQRWNMFYFLWGVFKVKREDHWNLPLDVPISKCETDLNEDPLTVDPHTSVLSSSRSLSEDQNNGADPACYLVKSATSAEHQCLQTSEANRQGCSNGDNSSVQAVGGRDLEDHCHDSSMTCCLTNNRRANNDFSTAPAGKQKIIAYPDSQKKMCDGGNVVEPIFDVNTMPVNCSISSIHKQDNQNRAINLNNAESLMDVDHANNIELNSGTVDLASHASRSAQKRNVDMANWIDGANGSVDKKIKLDNVSSTVESSLSGKIRDGRLSSKVHPLAALPVHDCTDNKSMAGISKSNGKCTFPLDLNVVDDADIDMADDAAIGNSITVQSEDLPEQNTQDLKPALGDNISSRKPVVEEKLNKGDTPPTDMSGALSLSLAFPASKEQ; encoded by the exons ATGAAGTTAAGAGGATCGAGAGTAAAGCAGGCCGACTCTGGTTCACCAG GGACTTTCAGTGCGCCTGTTAGGAAGAAAAGAGGGACAAGAGCACCTCCATCTTCTAGATGTTTACGTGGTAAAAAGGATGATAATGATAATGTCATGAGCAGTGATGACGCTATTACAGAAGAAGGCCATGCTG CCTCCCCTTCAAGCAGGAAGGCAAAAGAACAAAATCACGGAGAGATAGCTGTTGGAAGCTCAGCTG ATCCCACAGGCCAGAGTGTCTCTGTAAATGAAGCACGTGAaaactcgagggcattgaaaaatACTTCTAATGTGCAAACAACTACTGTTAAGAAGACTACTGCTGAGGATAAAACTTCTCGAGCAATCATGGATGAT CAGGTTTTTAATGCAGAAATGGATTCCACGTCTTCAGATGATGAGAGTGCCGAAGAAGTTGAGGAT GTGAAAGTTTGTGACATATGTGGAGATGTTGGTGATGAGGTGAAGCTCGCTGTTTGCAATAGATGCAACGATGGTGCTGAGCATAC TTATTGTATGCGGGACATGATGGAAAAGGTTCCGGATGGTGAGTGGTTTTGTGAAGAGTGCCAAACTGAAGTAGAATATGAAAAGGAGAAGTTAGAAAAACCTCAGGTGAAGCTTGTCACTTCAAAGGAAGAGTCTGTTCAAGGGAAAATCAGTAAACCTTACAATGATGCAAACAGCAGAAGTCCTTGTGAGAATGAAGTGGAAGATGAAACTGTTGGCAGAAAAGAACGGAATGAAGCAAATCAAGGCATTGATATGGTTGAAGATGCAAAGATTCCTCCTGTGGCTAAACAAAATATTCCTGAACCTGGTGGTTTATCAATGGAGTCTTACTCCAGAAAAGGAATACCTCTGCCACGTGAGAGCTCATTCAGGTTGGATATAGAGAAAGGAAAGCAACCTACTCCCCAAGTGCCAATCTTACTGGGGTCTAATGCTAGCAAGAATCAGGCACCACCACTTACCG GTCAACTCTCCAAGTCCACTTCTTTCAACAGCTCTAAGGTGCCCAAGGTGAAGCAACTAGTGAATGAAGTTCCTCAGAAGACCAAAACTTTGAAGGATCAGTTGTCCTGTAGTATGAGAAAAGAGGGGCCAACGAGCTTTTCAACTAAGTCAGCATCATTCAAAAAGCCCAAAACTTGTGAGCCTGCAAATAAGGCAAAGTCTTCCATCATTCCACCTGCTGAGGAGCTAAGTGTGATGAATTTACCAGTGAGCCGAAATGTAAGTAATGATAGAGGCACTTCTATATTAGGATGCCCCTCAATTACTGGACCACTGGCTTTTCCAGTTCAATCAAAAGCAGAATCTGCAGCTCAGCGCCTCACTACAGGAAGCAACATGTCTGCCTCTAGCAATTCAGGCCATTTTACCCAATTTTGTGGTGTTGATAAATTAGGTTTGTCTGCAATGAAACCTCTGAGTGAGCGAAACTTGAAGGATGCCTCTGCCAAAAGGAATAAAATGTCTGAAGCTACTGAGAAAGCTACTTCCAGATTAGCAGATCAATCTGATCGCATCCTCAAATGTGGTCCTTATCATGACCCAGTATACAGGCCTAAAGATATGTCATCTGGAAGATCTGTTCCCAGCAGTTCTACTATATCAAGTGATCCGATGGACAAATCGAGTCGAGGCTTTTCACCTGTTGATAAAACAATAGTTTCAACTGTTCCAGAGTTGGATTATATTTGGCA GGGTGATTTTGAGCTGTGGAGGACTGGAAGATCACCTGAGCTATGTGATGGTTTTCAAGCTCACTTATCATGTTCTGCTTCACCAAAAGTGCTGGAAGTAGCAAAGAAATTCCCTTCCAGAGTCCAGCTTGAAGAACTGCCTCGTCGAAACTCATGGCCCACACAGTTTCAACAAAATGGACCCACATATGAGAATattggtgttttcttctttgcTAGAGATGCTCAGAG CTATGAACATCATTACAGTAAATTGGTTCAGAATATGCTAATCAATGATTTGGCACTCAGAGGAAATATCGAAACAGCCGAATTAATTATATTCCCTTCTAACATCCTATCAAAGAACTCTCAAA GATGGAACATGTTTTATTTCCTATGGGGTGTGTTTAAAGTGAAAAGAGAAGATCACTGGAACCTTCCACTTGATGTACCAATAAGTAAATGTGAAACTGATTTGAATGAGGATCCCCTGACCGTGGATCCGCATACCTCTGTTTTGTCCTCTAGCCGTTCATTGTCTGAAGACCAAAATAATGGCGCTGATCCAGCCTGCTATTTGGTCAAGTCAGCTACTTCTGCAGAACATCAATGTCTGCAAACTTCGGAAGCTAATCGTCAGGGATGTTCAAATGGAGATAACTCTTCGGTCCAGGCTGTCGGTGGAAGAGATTTGGAAGATCACTGTCATGATTCAAGTATGACATGTTGTTTAACAAATAACAGGAGGGCAAACAATGATTTTTCCACTGCTCCGGCAGGAAAACAGAAG ATAATTGCATATCCAGACTCTCAAAAGAAAATGTGTGATGGTGGCAATGTTGTCGAACCCATTTTTGATGTAAATACGATGCCAGTTAATTGCTCTATCTCATCAATCCACAAACAAG ATAATCAGAACCGAGCCATCAACCTTAACAATGCAGAGAGCCTGATGGATGTAGATCATGCAAATAATATTGAACTGAACTCAGGTACAGTGGATCTTGCTTCACATGCATCACGTAGTGCACAAAAAAGAAATGTGGACATGGCAAACTGGATTGACGGAGCCAATGGATCAGTAGACAAGAAAATTAAATTGGATAATGTATCATCCACTGTGGAGTCTAGTTTAAGTGGGAAGATCAGAGATGGAAGGTTGTCATCCAAGGTACACCCTCTAGCAGCTTTACCTGTTCATGATTGCACTGACAATAAGAGCATGGCAGGAATCTCGAAGAGTAATGGAAAGTGCACATTTCCGCTAGATCTAAACGTGGTGGATGATGCAGATATAGACATGGCGGATGATGCAGCGATTGGAAATAGCATAACCGTTCAGTCTGAAGATTTACCTGAACAGAACACACAAGATCTTAAGCCAGCACTGGGGGACAACATATCTTCTAGAAAGCCCGTGGttgaagaaaagttgaataaaggAGATACACCGCCTACTGATATGTCAGGCgcgctctccctctcccttgctttTCCAGCATCAAAGGAACAATAG
- the LOC123122616 gene encoding uncharacterized protein isoform X3 — MKLRGSRVKQADSGSPGTFSAPVRKKRGTRAPPSSRCLRGKKDDNDNVMSSDDAITEEGHAASPSSRKAKEQNHGEIAVGSSADPTGQSVSVNEARENSRALKNTSNVQTTTVKKTTAEDKTSRAIMDDVFNAEMDSTSSDDESAEEVEDVKVCDICGDVGDEVKLAVCNRCNDGAEHTYCMRDMMEKVPDGEWFCEECQTEVEYEKEKLEKPQVKLVTSKEESVQGKISKPYNDANSRSPCENEVEDETVGRKERNEANQGIDMVEDAKIPPVAKQNIPEPGGLSMESYSRKGIPLPRESSFRLDIEKGKQPTPQVPILLGSNASKNQAPPLTGQLSKSTSFNSSKVPKVKQLVNEVPQKTKTLKDQLSCSMRKEGPTSFSTKSASFKKPKTCEPANKAKSSIIPPAEELSVMNLPVSRNVSNDRGTSILGCPSITGPLAFPVQSKAESAAQRLTTGSNMSASSNSGHFTQFCGVDKLGLSAMKPLSERNLKDASAKRNKMSEATEKATSRLADQSDRILKCGPYHDPVYRPKDMSSGRSVPSSSTISSDPMDKSSRGFSPVDKTIVSTVPELDYIWQGDFELWRTGRSPELCDGFQAHLSCSASPKVLEVAKKFPSRVQLEELPRRNSWPTQFQQNGPTYENIGVFFFARDAQSYEHHYSKLVQNMLINDLALRGNIETAELIIFPSNILSKNSQRWNMFYFLWGVFKVKREDHWNLPLDVPISKCETDLNEDPLTVDPHTSVLSSSRSLSEDQNNGADPACYLVKSATSAEHQCLQTSEANRQGCSNGDNSSVQAVGGRDLEDHCHDSSMTCCLTNNRRANNDFSTAPAGKQKIIAYPDSQKKMCDGGNVVEPIFDVNTMPVNCSISSIHKQDNQNRAINLNNAESLMDVDHANNIELNSGTVDLASHASRSAQKRNVDMANWIDGANGSVDKKIKLDNVSSTVESSLSGKIRDGRLSSKVHPLAALPVHDCTDNKSMAGISKSNGKCTFPLDLNVVDDADIDMADDAAIGNSITVQSEDLPEQNTQDLKPALGDNISSRKPVVEEKLNKGDTPPTDMSGALSLSLAFPASKEQ, encoded by the exons ATGAAGTTAAGAGGATCGAGAGTAAAGCAGGCCGACTCTGGTTCACCAG GGACTTTCAGTGCGCCTGTTAGGAAGAAAAGAGGGACAAGAGCACCTCCATCTTCTAGATGTTTACGTGGTAAAAAGGATGATAATGATAATGTCATGAGCAGTGATGACGCTATTACAGAAGAAGGCCATGCTG CCTCCCCTTCAAGCAGGAAGGCAAAAGAACAAAATCACGGAGAGATAGCTGTTGGAAGCTCAGCTG ATCCCACAGGCCAGAGTGTCTCTGTAAATGAAGCACGTGAaaactcgagggcattgaaaaatACTTCTAATGTGCAAACAACTACTGTTAAGAAGACTACTGCTGAGGATAAAACTTCTCGAGCAATCATGGATGAT GTTTTTAATGCAGAAATGGATTCCACGTCTTCAGATGATGAGAGTGCCGAAGAAGTTGAGGAT GTGAAAGTTTGTGACATATGTGGAGATGTTGGTGATGAGGTGAAGCTCGCTGTTTGCAATAGATGCAACGATGGTGCTGAGCATAC TTATTGTATGCGGGACATGATGGAAAAGGTTCCGGATGGTGAGTGGTTTTGTGAAGAGTGCCAAACTGAAGTAGAATATGAAAAGGAGAAGTTAGAAAAACCTCAGGTGAAGCTTGTCACTTCAAAGGAAGAGTCTGTTCAAGGGAAAATCAGTAAACCTTACAATGATGCAAACAGCAGAAGTCCTTGTGAGAATGAAGTGGAAGATGAAACTGTTGGCAGAAAAGAACGGAATGAAGCAAATCAAGGCATTGATATGGTTGAAGATGCAAAGATTCCTCCTGTGGCTAAACAAAATATTCCTGAACCTGGTGGTTTATCAATGGAGTCTTACTCCAGAAAAGGAATACCTCTGCCACGTGAGAGCTCATTCAGGTTGGATATAGAGAAAGGAAAGCAACCTACTCCCCAAGTGCCAATCTTACTGGGGTCTAATGCTAGCAAGAATCAGGCACCACCACTTACCG GTCAACTCTCCAAGTCCACTTCTTTCAACAGCTCTAAGGTGCCCAAGGTGAAGCAACTAGTGAATGAAGTTCCTCAGAAGACCAAAACTTTGAAGGATCAGTTGTCCTGTAGTATGAGAAAAGAGGGGCCAACGAGCTTTTCAACTAAGTCAGCATCATTCAAAAAGCCCAAAACTTGTGAGCCTGCAAATAAGGCAAAGTCTTCCATCATTCCACCTGCTGAGGAGCTAAGTGTGATGAATTTACCAGTGAGCCGAAATGTAAGTAATGATAGAGGCACTTCTATATTAGGATGCCCCTCAATTACTGGACCACTGGCTTTTCCAGTTCAATCAAAAGCAGAATCTGCAGCTCAGCGCCTCACTACAGGAAGCAACATGTCTGCCTCTAGCAATTCAGGCCATTTTACCCAATTTTGTGGTGTTGATAAATTAGGTTTGTCTGCAATGAAACCTCTGAGTGAGCGAAACTTGAAGGATGCCTCTGCCAAAAGGAATAAAATGTCTGAAGCTACTGAGAAAGCTACTTCCAGATTAGCAGATCAATCTGATCGCATCCTCAAATGTGGTCCTTATCATGACCCAGTATACAGGCCTAAAGATATGTCATCTGGAAGATCTGTTCCCAGCAGTTCTACTATATCAAGTGATCCGATGGACAAATCGAGTCGAGGCTTTTCACCTGTTGATAAAACAATAGTTTCAACTGTTCCAGAGTTGGATTATATTTGGCA GGGTGATTTTGAGCTGTGGAGGACTGGAAGATCACCTGAGCTATGTGATGGTTTTCAAGCTCACTTATCATGTTCTGCTTCACCAAAAGTGCTGGAAGTAGCAAAGAAATTCCCTTCCAGAGTCCAGCTTGAAGAACTGCCTCGTCGAAACTCATGGCCCACACAGTTTCAACAAAATGGACCCACATATGAGAATattggtgttttcttctttgcTAGAGATGCTCAGAG CTATGAACATCATTACAGTAAATTGGTTCAGAATATGCTAATCAATGATTTGGCACTCAGAGGAAATATCGAAACAGCCGAATTAATTATATTCCCTTCTAACATCCTATCAAAGAACTCTCAAA GATGGAACATGTTTTATTTCCTATGGGGTGTGTTTAAAGTGAAAAGAGAAGATCACTGGAACCTTCCACTTGATGTACCAATAAGTAAATGTGAAACTGATTTGAATGAGGATCCCCTGACCGTGGATCCGCATACCTCTGTTTTGTCCTCTAGCCGTTCATTGTCTGAAGACCAAAATAATGGCGCTGATCCAGCCTGCTATTTGGTCAAGTCAGCTACTTCTGCAGAACATCAATGTCTGCAAACTTCGGAAGCTAATCGTCAGGGATGTTCAAATGGAGATAACTCTTCGGTCCAGGCTGTCGGTGGAAGAGATTTGGAAGATCACTGTCATGATTCAAGTATGACATGTTGTTTAACAAATAACAGGAGGGCAAACAATGATTTTTCCACTGCTCCGGCAGGAAAACAGAAG ATAATTGCATATCCAGACTCTCAAAAGAAAATGTGTGATGGTGGCAATGTTGTCGAACCCATTTTTGATGTAAATACGATGCCAGTTAATTGCTCTATCTCATCAATCCACAAACAAG ATAATCAGAACCGAGCCATCAACCTTAACAATGCAGAGAGCCTGATGGATGTAGATCATGCAAATAATATTGAACTGAACTCAGGTACAGTGGATCTTGCTTCACATGCATCACGTAGTGCACAAAAAAGAAATGTGGACATGGCAAACTGGATTGACGGAGCCAATGGATCAGTAGACAAGAAAATTAAATTGGATAATGTATCATCCACTGTGGAGTCTAGTTTAAGTGGGAAGATCAGAGATGGAAGGTTGTCATCCAAGGTACACCCTCTAGCAGCTTTACCTGTTCATGATTGCACTGACAATAAGAGCATGGCAGGAATCTCGAAGAGTAATGGAAAGTGCACATTTCCGCTAGATCTAAACGTGGTGGATGATGCAGATATAGACATGGCGGATGATGCAGCGATTGGAAATAGCATAACCGTTCAGTCTGAAGATTTACCTGAACAGAACACACAAGATCTTAAGCCAGCACTGGGGGACAACATATCTTCTAGAAAGCCCGTGGttgaagaaaagttgaataaaggAGATACACCGCCTACTGATATGTCAGGCgcgctctccctctcccttgctttTCCAGCATCAAAGGAACAATAG
- the LOC123122616 gene encoding uncharacterized protein isoform X1, whose amino-acid sequence MKLRGSRVKQADSGSPGERDLCFYSKSFDGKRHTTEHCNNDVSFSELEGTFSAPVRKKRGTRAPPSSRCLRGKKDDNDNVMSSDDAITEEGHAASPSSRKAKEQNHGEIAVGSSADPTGQSVSVNEARENSRALKNTSNVQTTTVKKTTAEDKTSRAIMDDVFNAEMDSTSSDDESAEEVEDVKVCDICGDVGDEVKLAVCNRCNDGAEHTYCMRDMMEKVPDGEWFCEECQTEVEYEKEKLEKPQVKLVTSKEESVQGKISKPYNDANSRSPCENEVEDETVGRKERNEANQGIDMVEDAKIPPVAKQNIPEPGGLSMESYSRKGIPLPRESSFRLDIEKGKQPTPQVPILLGSNASKNQAPPLTGQLSKSTSFNSSKVPKVKQLVNEVPQKTKTLKDQLSCSMRKEGPTSFSTKSASFKKPKTCEPANKAKSSIIPPAEELSVMNLPVSRNVSNDRGTSILGCPSITGPLAFPVQSKAESAAQRLTTGSNMSASSNSGHFTQFCGVDKLGLSAMKPLSERNLKDASAKRNKMSEATEKATSRLADQSDRILKCGPYHDPVYRPKDMSSGRSVPSSSTISSDPMDKSSRGFSPVDKTIVSTVPELDYIWQGDFELWRTGRSPELCDGFQAHLSCSASPKVLEVAKKFPSRVQLEELPRRNSWPTQFQQNGPTYENIGVFFFARDAQSYEHHYSKLVQNMLINDLALRGNIETAELIIFPSNILSKNSQRWNMFYFLWGVFKVKREDHWNLPLDVPISKCETDLNEDPLTVDPHTSVLSSSRSLSEDQNNGADPACYLVKSATSAEHQCLQTSEANRQGCSNGDNSSVQAVGGRDLEDHCHDSSMTCCLTNNRRANNDFSTAPAGKQKIIAYPDSQKKMCDGGNVVEPIFDVNTMPVNCSISSIHKQDNQNRAINLNNAESLMDVDHANNIELNSGTVDLASHASRSAQKRNVDMANWIDGANGSVDKKIKLDNVSSTVESSLSGKIRDGRLSSKVHPLAALPVHDCTDNKSMAGISKSNGKCTFPLDLNVVDDADIDMADDAAIGNSITVQSEDLPEQNTQDLKPALGDNISSRKPVVEEKLNKGDTPPTDMSGALSLSLAFPASKEQ is encoded by the exons ATGAAGTTAAGAGGATCGAGAGTAAAGCAGGCCGACTCTGGTTCACCAGGTGAGAGGGACCTATGCTTTTATTCCAAGTCATTCGATGGAAAGAGGCACACCACAGAACATTGCAATAATGATGTTTCATTTTCTGAGCTTGAAGGGACTTTCAGTGCGCCTGTTAGGAAGAAAAGAGGGACAAGAGCACCTCCATCTTCTAGATGTTTACGTGGTAAAAAGGATGATAATGATAATGTCATGAGCAGTGATGACGCTATTACAGAAGAAGGCCATGCTG CCTCCCCTTCAAGCAGGAAGGCAAAAGAACAAAATCACGGAGAGATAGCTGTTGGAAGCTCAGCTG ATCCCACAGGCCAGAGTGTCTCTGTAAATGAAGCACGTGAaaactcgagggcattgaaaaatACTTCTAATGTGCAAACAACTACTGTTAAGAAGACTACTGCTGAGGATAAAACTTCTCGAGCAATCATGGATGAT GTTTTTAATGCAGAAATGGATTCCACGTCTTCAGATGATGAGAGTGCCGAAGAAGTTGAGGAT GTGAAAGTTTGTGACATATGTGGAGATGTTGGTGATGAGGTGAAGCTCGCTGTTTGCAATAGATGCAACGATGGTGCTGAGCATAC TTATTGTATGCGGGACATGATGGAAAAGGTTCCGGATGGTGAGTGGTTTTGTGAAGAGTGCCAAACTGAAGTAGAATATGAAAAGGAGAAGTTAGAAAAACCTCAGGTGAAGCTTGTCACTTCAAAGGAAGAGTCTGTTCAAGGGAAAATCAGTAAACCTTACAATGATGCAAACAGCAGAAGTCCTTGTGAGAATGAAGTGGAAGATGAAACTGTTGGCAGAAAAGAACGGAATGAAGCAAATCAAGGCATTGATATGGTTGAAGATGCAAAGATTCCTCCTGTGGCTAAACAAAATATTCCTGAACCTGGTGGTTTATCAATGGAGTCTTACTCCAGAAAAGGAATACCTCTGCCACGTGAGAGCTCATTCAGGTTGGATATAGAGAAAGGAAAGCAACCTACTCCCCAAGTGCCAATCTTACTGGGGTCTAATGCTAGCAAGAATCAGGCACCACCACTTACCG GTCAACTCTCCAAGTCCACTTCTTTCAACAGCTCTAAGGTGCCCAAGGTGAAGCAACTAGTGAATGAAGTTCCTCAGAAGACCAAAACTTTGAAGGATCAGTTGTCCTGTAGTATGAGAAAAGAGGGGCCAACGAGCTTTTCAACTAAGTCAGCATCATTCAAAAAGCCCAAAACTTGTGAGCCTGCAAATAAGGCAAAGTCTTCCATCATTCCACCTGCTGAGGAGCTAAGTGTGATGAATTTACCAGTGAGCCGAAATGTAAGTAATGATAGAGGCACTTCTATATTAGGATGCCCCTCAATTACTGGACCACTGGCTTTTCCAGTTCAATCAAAAGCAGAATCTGCAGCTCAGCGCCTCACTACAGGAAGCAACATGTCTGCCTCTAGCAATTCAGGCCATTTTACCCAATTTTGTGGTGTTGATAAATTAGGTTTGTCTGCAATGAAACCTCTGAGTGAGCGAAACTTGAAGGATGCCTCTGCCAAAAGGAATAAAATGTCTGAAGCTACTGAGAAAGCTACTTCCAGATTAGCAGATCAATCTGATCGCATCCTCAAATGTGGTCCTTATCATGACCCAGTATACAGGCCTAAAGATATGTCATCTGGAAGATCTGTTCCCAGCAGTTCTACTATATCAAGTGATCCGATGGACAAATCGAGTCGAGGCTTTTCACCTGTTGATAAAACAATAGTTTCAACTGTTCCAGAGTTGGATTATATTTGGCA GGGTGATTTTGAGCTGTGGAGGACTGGAAGATCACCTGAGCTATGTGATGGTTTTCAAGCTCACTTATCATGTTCTGCTTCACCAAAAGTGCTGGAAGTAGCAAAGAAATTCCCTTCCAGAGTCCAGCTTGAAGAACTGCCTCGTCGAAACTCATGGCCCACACAGTTTCAACAAAATGGACCCACATATGAGAATattggtgttttcttctttgcTAGAGATGCTCAGAG CTATGAACATCATTACAGTAAATTGGTTCAGAATATGCTAATCAATGATTTGGCACTCAGAGGAAATATCGAAACAGCCGAATTAATTATATTCCCTTCTAACATCCTATCAAAGAACTCTCAAA GATGGAACATGTTTTATTTCCTATGGGGTGTGTTTAAAGTGAAAAGAGAAGATCACTGGAACCTTCCACTTGATGTACCAATAAGTAAATGTGAAACTGATTTGAATGAGGATCCCCTGACCGTGGATCCGCATACCTCTGTTTTGTCCTCTAGCCGTTCATTGTCTGAAGACCAAAATAATGGCGCTGATCCAGCCTGCTATTTGGTCAAGTCAGCTACTTCTGCAGAACATCAATGTCTGCAAACTTCGGAAGCTAATCGTCAGGGATGTTCAAATGGAGATAACTCTTCGGTCCAGGCTGTCGGTGGAAGAGATTTGGAAGATCACTGTCATGATTCAAGTATGACATGTTGTTTAACAAATAACAGGAGGGCAAACAATGATTTTTCCACTGCTCCGGCAGGAAAACAGAAG ATAATTGCATATCCAGACTCTCAAAAGAAAATGTGTGATGGTGGCAATGTTGTCGAACCCATTTTTGATGTAAATACGATGCCAGTTAATTGCTCTATCTCATCAATCCACAAACAAG ATAATCAGAACCGAGCCATCAACCTTAACAATGCAGAGAGCCTGATGGATGTAGATCATGCAAATAATATTGAACTGAACTCAGGTACAGTGGATCTTGCTTCACATGCATCACGTAGTGCACAAAAAAGAAATGTGGACATGGCAAACTGGATTGACGGAGCCAATGGATCAGTAGACAAGAAAATTAAATTGGATAATGTATCATCCACTGTGGAGTCTAGTTTAAGTGGGAAGATCAGAGATGGAAGGTTGTCATCCAAGGTACACCCTCTAGCAGCTTTACCTGTTCATGATTGCACTGACAATAAGAGCATGGCAGGAATCTCGAAGAGTAATGGAAAGTGCACATTTCCGCTAGATCTAAACGTGGTGGATGATGCAGATATAGACATGGCGGATGATGCAGCGATTGGAAATAGCATAACCGTTCAGTCTGAAGATTTACCTGAACAGAACACACAAGATCTTAAGCCAGCACTGGGGGACAACATATCTTCTAGAAAGCCCGTGGttgaagaaaagttgaataaaggAGATACACCGCCTACTGATATGTCAGGCgcgctctccctctcccttgctttTCCAGCATCAAAGGAACAATAG